A stretch of Anaeromyxobacter dehalogenans 2CP-1 DNA encodes these proteins:
- the pstB gene encoding phosphate ABC transporter ATP-binding protein PstB encodes MEARHLSVRYGEKLAVKDISLALPERQVTALIGPSGCGKSTFLRALNRMNDLIPGARAEGEILLDGASVFDRHIDAVELRRRVGMVFQKSNPFPKSIFENVAYGLRVSGLKDRAALAERVERSLVNAALWDEVKDRLGESALGLSGGQQQRLCIARALAVEPEVVLMDEPASALDPIATAKIEDLIHHLKARYTIAIVTHNMQQAARVSDQTAFFYMGDLVEVGPTEQIFTNPREQRTEDYVTGKFG; translated from the coding sequence ATGGAGGCCCGCCACCTCTCCGTGCGCTACGGCGAGAAGCTGGCGGTGAAGGACATCTCGCTCGCGCTCCCGGAGCGGCAGGTGACCGCCCTCATCGGCCCGTCCGGCTGCGGCAAGTCCACCTTCCTGCGCGCCCTGAACCGCATGAACGACCTCATTCCCGGCGCGCGCGCCGAGGGCGAGATCCTGCTCGACGGCGCGAGCGTGTTCGACCGGCACATCGACGCGGTCGAGCTGCGCCGCCGGGTCGGCATGGTGTTCCAGAAGTCGAACCCGTTCCCGAAGTCGATCTTCGAGAACGTCGCCTACGGGCTGCGGGTGAGCGGCCTGAAGGACCGCGCCGCCCTCGCCGAGCGGGTGGAGCGATCGCTCGTGAACGCCGCGCTGTGGGACGAGGTCAAGGACCGGCTGGGCGAGAGCGCGCTCGGCCTCTCCGGCGGCCAGCAGCAGCGCCTCTGCATCGCCCGGGCGCTGGCGGTCGAGCCGGAGGTGGTGCTGATGGACGAGCCGGCCAGCGCGCTCGACCCCATCGCGACGGCCAAGATCGAGGACCTCATCCACCACCTGAAGGCGCGCTACACCATCGCGATCGTCACCCACAACATGCAGCAGGCGGCCCGCGTCTCCGACCAGACCGCGTTCTTCTACATGGGTGATCTCGTCGAGGTGGGGCCGACCGAGCAGATCTTCACCAACCCCCGCGAGCAGCGCACCGAGGACTACGTCACCGGGAAGTTCGGGTAG